From the Streptococcus halotolerans genome, the window AATAATAGGCTTTCTAATGACGATTTTTTAGTTTAACATAAGTCTTTCCATATGCCATTGTTATTAGAATATATAGCAGAACGATTAAGGGTGTTCTCAATAAGGCGAAAGGAGTTTCGAAAAGAAAATGACCCCAGAACAACCAACCTGAAAGTTCCCATAAACCAGGGGTGAGATACCATGATTTAGGATCAAAAAGAGAATAATAACTTCCATTTTGAACGTTTTGCATTAGCACCAAACTCAACATTGCAAATAAAACAAATAGAAATAACAGATGATGCAGCAATCTCTTCCTCATGTCAGAAATAGAGATGGCATCTGAAAAAATCTCAGTTGATACATTGGGGGATTTCTGACGGAAATATTGTTCACCCGACCATAACGAACCACCAACATGCTCCCAACCATAGTCATTGAAGAGTTGTTTATACTCATGATAGTCTTCATTTTTCTTAAAAGACCTAAAATCAATTTTGACAATTGGAAGACGTCCCGTTTGAGATCGTCTGAAGCGATAAATAGGAAAATAGGCACTTGTACCTTCAAAAACATAACCCTTGTCTTGAATAGTATTAATCCAGACTTCTTCTTTGTCAATATCACCAAAAAATAATTTGAATTTCCGCATCACTCTTCTCCCTTACAATCCATTTTTTTAGCAACCCATAACAGTTTTTCTAATCTATTCATTTCAGAAGATAAGATTTCTCTACCTTTAGCTGTTGTCTGATACACTTTTCTGCGTTTGTCATCACTAGGAACAGATGCAATCCACTTTTGTTTTAAAAGATTTTCAATGGCCCCATACATGGTTCCTGCAGCAATTTTCACATCACCTTGACTCATCTCATATACTTTTTCCATGATTAAATAACCGTGCCCTGGTTCTAATAAAGCCAACAAAATATAATATGTTGTCTCCGTCAAAGGCAATTCTTTCAAACGTTTCACGACCTTTTTCCTCCAAAACGTGATTATACAGTCAAACTTTATAACATCATTATATACAGTTAAACTATACATGTCAACTGTATAGTAAAAAGATCAGGACATTAACCTAATCTTTTGATTTACTATTAAGTCTCATTCCCCCATATATTCATGGCATTAAGGAAATCATCTGACACAGTGACTTTGTTGGGGTCTGCTTCTTCACGCTGGCGCCGTCTTTCTTCTACTTGACGGACGGTCGTGATGCCATCTCGTTTCCAATTGCGCAGAATGGCATTGATATAATTCCAGCTGGTCTTGTTATTGAAAACAGCCTCACGGAGAGCTTGCCGAACCAGATCTGGATCAACGTCATCTTCTTTAACTGTCTTAGTT encodes:
- a CDS encoding DUF2812 domain-containing protein, whose product is MRKFKLFFGDIDKEEVWINTIQDKGYVFEGTSAYFPIYRFRRSQTGRLPIVKIDFRSFKKNEDYHEYKQLFNDYGWEHVGGSLWSGEQYFRQKSPNVSTEIFSDAISISDMRKRLLHHLLFLFVLFAMLSLVLMQNVQNGSYYSLFDPKSWYLTPGLWELSGWLFWGHFLFETPFALLRTPLIVLLYILITMAYGKTYVKLKNRH
- a CDS encoding PadR family transcriptional regulator, with amino-acid sequence MKRLKELPLTETTYYILLALLEPGHGYLIMEKVYEMSQGDVKIAAGTMYGAIENLLKQKWIASVPSDDKRRKVYQTTAKGREILSSEMNRLEKLLWVAKKMDCKGEE